In Uranotaenia lowii strain MFRU-FL chromosome 2, ASM2978415v1, whole genome shotgun sequence, one genomic interval encodes:
- the LOC129744382 gene encoding regulator of microtubule dynamics protein 1-like, translating into MDEGLSDVLEKSDRLFEDCKFEEAVQLLKPHVNSNKFEVLWRAARAINALFKELIGSQSKKANALIPEGFQIASTLLEKYPQESKTHQYYAIFLGQKAEIDGVRKQILSLTTILDHIKKARELDPQDPLGWHLEGNFYEKLCSLQWFEKKFAAALIPDLQWPSYDDALRCLLKAEELKPNFSSLNLYLIGKVYYGMKDYDSARSVLERVINWKPVRTADDRFSIAAARKLQQKL; encoded by the exons ATGGATGAAGGTCTTAGTGATGTTTTGGAGAAATCTGATCGACTATTTGAGGATTGCAAATTTGAAGAAGCGGTTCAGCTGCTGAAACCACATGTG aattcaaacaaatttgaggTTCTGTGGCGTGCAGCCCGAGCAATTAACGCACTTTTCAAGGAACTTATCGGGAGTCAGTCAAAAAAGGCAAATGCTTTGATCCCAGAAggattccagatagcgtcgaccTTGCTCGAAAAATATCCACAAGAATCCAAAACTCACCAATATTACGCCATATTTCTCGGTCAGAAAGCGGAAATCGATGGAGTACGGAAGCAAATCCTGTCGCTAACCACAATTTTGGATCACATAAAAAAGGCGCGAGAATTAGACCCACAGGATCCACTCGGATGGCATTTGGAGGGAAATTTCTACGAAAAGTTGTGCAGCCTTCAATGGTTCGAGAAAAAGTTTGCTGCCGCTTTGATACCCGACTTGCAGTGGCCGAGCTATGACGATGCTCTCCGGTGTCTGTTGAAGGCAGAAGAACTGAAACCGAATTTTTCGTCTCTCAATTTGTACCTGATTGGGAAGGTTTACTACGGGATGAAAGACTACGACTCTGCTAGAAGTGTTCTGGAACGAGTGATAAATTGGAAACCTGTAAG gACTGCAGACGATAGATTTTCTATAGCAGCAGCTCGGAAGCTTCAGCAAAAGctataa
- the LOC129744381 gene encoding regulator of microtubule dynamics protein 1-like — protein MRIFFISLGVFFIFCPSVFGFNPPEKMSAEELKLADELFDDAKYQDTVYFLEKLSDKNSVEVQWRFARAVFFVSKQIQDGDQKEKLVREAFDYACKALELDDANFGANKWYGAILSEKSNFDGMTERIKQLDNVKKHFSKAKDANPEDPGIWHMLGQFNFKLSEVNWVTRKLINSIAPNPPTASYEEALECFEKAENMKPGFYSQNQLFLGKTYLALKQKDKAREWFQKASEVEVRSEDDRVCRQEASEALKKL, from the exons ATGCGGATTTTCTTTATCTCGttgggagttttttttattttctgtccCTCCGTCTTTGGTTTTAACCCCCCCGAGAAAATGTCCGCAGAGGAGCTGAAGCTGGCCGACGAGCTGTTCGATGATGCCAAGTACCAGGACACGGTTTATTTTCTGGAAAAGTTGAGC GATAAGAATTCGGTCGAAGTTCAGTGGCGATTTGCTCGGGCGGTGTTTTTCGTGTCCAAGCAGATTCAGGACGGAGACCAGAAGGAAAAATTGGTGCGGGAAGCTTTCGACTACGCGTGTAAGGCCCTGGAGCTGGATGATGCCAACTTTGGGGCCAATAAGTGGTACGGAGCGATTCTGTCGGAGAAGAGCAATTTCGATGGAATGACGGAGCGAATCAAGCAGTTGGATAACGTGAAGAAGCACTTCTCGAAGGCGAAGGATGCTAATCCGGAAGATCCGGGAATCTGGCACATGCTGGGTCAGTTCAACTTTAAGCTGTCCGAAGTCAACTGGGTCACCCGGAAGTTGATCAACTCGATCGCCCCCAATCCACCAACGGCCTCGTACGAGGAAGCGCTGGAATGTTTCGAGAAGGCCGAAAATATGAAACCTGGGTTCTACAGTCAGAATCAACTCTTCCTGGGCAAGACCTATCTGGCGCTGAAGCAGAAAGACAAGGCCCGGGAGTGGTTCCAGAAGGCATCCGAGGTTGAGGTTCGCAGCGAAGACGATCGCGTGTGCCGCCAGGAAGCTAGCGAAGCGTTGAAGAAGCTGTAA